One stretch of Chryseobacterium indologenes DNA includes these proteins:
- a CDS encoding AraC family transcriptional regulator gives MNGLENILREITPLSPEDSFLVFDRIKASFDFPYHYHPEIEINFVYKGKGYRRMIGDHTGEIGDLELVLVGPNLPHCWANYKCKNRKTHEITIQFNQDFFNQALMQKNILKPINNLIKDSIRGILFSTETAEKLKDSFLNLSKMNSFESFIEIMKILNELAIAEDKTLLSSYSIDSETFDDNDKMKVIHDFVHKHFENKITLDNVASLVNMSNVTFNRFIKKRTGKTFINYLNEIRISYAARWLMEKNLTVFEIAFEAGFNNIANFNKVFKSIKKTTPTEFREQFKGVKKIE, from the coding sequence ATGAACGGACTGGAAAATATTCTTAGAGAAATAACTCCACTATCTCCTGAAGATAGTTTTCTGGTGTTTGACAGGATCAAGGCCTCCTTTGACTTTCCTTATCATTATCATCCGGAAATTGAAATTAACTTCGTATACAAAGGAAAGGGCTATCGCAGAATGATTGGCGATCACACAGGAGAGATTGGAGATCTGGAGCTGGTTTTGGTAGGCCCCAATTTACCACATTGCTGGGCAAACTATAAATGTAAGAACAGGAAAACTCATGAGATTACCATACAGTTTAATCAGGACTTTTTTAATCAGGCATTGATGCAGAAAAATATCCTGAAACCTATTAATAACCTGATTAAAGATTCAATTAGAGGAATTTTATTTTCTACGGAAACAGCTGAAAAATTAAAAGATTCGTTTCTCAATCTTTCTAAGATGAATAGTTTTGAATCTTTTATAGAAATTATGAAGATTCTCAATGAGTTAGCCATTGCAGAAGATAAAACCCTTTTGTCTTCCTATAGTATTGACTCTGAAACTTTTGATGATAATGATAAGATGAAGGTTATCCATGATTTTGTTCATAAGCATTTTGAGAATAAAATAACCTTGGATAATGTCGCTTCATTGGTCAATATGAGTAATGTAACCTTTAACAGATTCATTAAAAAAAGAACGGGAAAAACATTTATCAACTATCTCAATGAGATCAGAATAAGCTATGCTGCCCGTTGGCTGATGGAAAAAAATCTTACTGTCTTTGAAATTGCCTTTGAAGCGGGTTTTAATAATATTGCAAATTTCAATAAGGTTTTTAAATCAATTAAAAAGACGACTCCCACTGAATTCCGGGAACAGTTTAAGGGAGTGAAAAAAATCGAATAA
- a CDS encoding DUF445 domain-containing protein encodes MNDEAKRKQLRKYKAFATGLFVLMALIFIVTTIMQKSSSSHWVGYVRAFAEAAMVGALADWFAVTALFRHPLGLPIPHTNLIENSKQRLGDNLGSFVVSNFLSPQNIRPYIQKIKVSGFAGEWLAKEKNQDILIRNLSDIVLDILNKLDDSSVSQFISKKVSEMTDDIKLNKVVGNGINYILEKNDHQRIITNLSKQIKEYIIQNDEMIKDRVKKGSYSFIPSFVDNKIADKIADGLSDFFKEIEENPEHEVRALITQKIHEFSVDLKEDSKWDEEFKTIKNGLLKNDKLDEYSNDIWLSIKKTLMKELQENHSALKNYLLKNLNEFSQNLKTDENLQNKIDHWVRVTAYKYILKNTHQFGNLISTTVGNWQGKELSEKLELEVGKDLQFIRVNGTLVGGLVGLIIYTIAHFFI; translated from the coding sequence ATGAATGACGAAGCAAAAAGAAAACAACTTAGAAAATATAAGGCATTTGCCACAGGCCTGTTTGTTCTGATGGCCCTTATTTTCATTGTGACAACCATTATGCAGAAGTCCAGTTCCTCTCATTGGGTTGGATATGTTCGCGCTTTTGCTGAAGCAGCTATGGTAGGAGCATTGGCAGACTGGTTCGCAGTTACAGCATTATTCCGTCATCCACTCGGACTTCCGATTCCTCATACCAATCTGATTGAAAACAGTAAGCAAAGATTAGGAGATAATCTGGGAAGCTTTGTGGTCAGTAATTTCCTTTCTCCTCAGAATATTCGTCCCTACATTCAAAAAATAAAGGTTTCCGGTTTTGCCGGAGAGTGGTTGGCCAAGGAAAAAAATCAGGATATTCTGATCCGAAACCTGTCAGATATTGTTCTTGATATTCTCAATAAGCTTGATGATTCCTCCGTGAGTCAATTCATCAGTAAAAAGGTATCAGAAATGACCGATGATATTAAACTGAATAAAGTAGTAGGAAACGGAATTAACTATATTCTGGAAAAGAATGATCATCAGAGAATCATTACCAATCTTTCCAAGCAGATCAAAGAATACATTATTCAAAATGATGAAATGATCAAGGACCGGGTGAAAAAAGGCAGCTATTCTTTTATCCCCTCTTTTGTTGATAATAAAATTGCAGATAAGATCGCAGACGGGCTATCTGATTTCTTTAAGGAAATAGAAGAGAATCCGGAACATGAAGTGAGAGCATTAATCACTCAGAAAATTCATGAATTTTCGGTTGACCTGAAAGAAGATTCAAAATGGGATGAAGAATTTAAAACCATTAAAAACGGGCTTCTTAAAAATGATAAACTGGATGAATATTCCAATGATATTTGGCTCTCCATCAAGAAAACACTGATGAAAGAGCTACAGGAAAACCATTCTGCTTTGAAAAATTATCTTTTAAAAAACCTGAATGAATTTTCACAAAACTTAAAAACGGATGAAAATCTTCAGAATAAAATTGATCATTGGGTTCGGGTAACGGCCTATAAATATATTCTGAAAAATACTCATCAATTCGGAAACCTCATCAGCACCACTGTGGGTAACTGGCAAGGTAAAGAATTAAGCGAAAAACTTGAACTGGAAGTAGGAAAAGACCTTCAGTTCATCCGTGTTAACGGAACTCTGGTTGGAGGTCTGGTAGGATTGATTATTTATACTATCGCCCATTTTTTTATATAA
- a CDS encoding TetR/AcrR family transcriptional regulator, which yields MSKAEKTKQFIIEKTATLFNTKGYNATSLSDITQATGLTKGSIYGNFENKDQVAIEVYKYNARLLSKVMNHSLGDQYPTSTEKLHAFVAFYRKNWRSVFSNGGCPLMNAATEADDSFPALKGYVQKSFILWTEKIAAVIIQGQKNNELKTSVNADEYASLFIMLIEGGILLSKTMDDERFLNQALDKINDMIDHEITILPS from the coding sequence ATGTCAAAGGCAGAAAAGACAAAACAATTTATTATTGAGAAAACAGCCACTTTGTTCAATACCAAAGGTTATAATGCTACATCTCTGTCAGATATTACCCAGGCAACCGGGCTTACGAAAGGGAGCATTTATGGAAACTTTGAGAATAAAGATCAGGTAGCCATTGAGGTGTATAAATACAACGCAAGGCTGCTGAGTAAAGTGATGAACCATTCACTTGGAGATCAATATCCAACTTCAACAGAGAAACTTCATGCCTTTGTAGCATTTTACAGGAAAAACTGGCGTTCAGTCTTTTCAAACGGAGGTTGTCCCCTGATGAATGCCGCTACAGAAGCTGATGATTCTTTTCCCGCACTTAAGGGATATGTTCAGAAATCATTTATCCTGTGGACAGAAAAAATAGCTGCAGTTATTATTCAGGGACAAAAAAACAACGAATTGAAAACATCTGTAAATGCTGATGAATATGCTTCTCTGTTTATCATGCTTATTGAAGGAGGTATTTTACTTTCAAAAACCATGGATGATGAACGGTTTCTGAATCAGGCACTGGATAAGATCAATGATATGATCGATCATGAAATCACCATTCTTCCATCATAA
- a CDS encoding Dabb family protein, producing the protein MERRRFLFRSVQASALLLISGNMFASALPMFNPVKKKKMYFHYLLFWLRKDLSEQEVKEFENFFEGLKKLPYQKNLRYGKPAASSPRNVLDNTFTYNACMEFDSLEELEAYGQLPEHLALVEKYKPFFERMLVHDTVYN; encoded by the coding sequence ATGGAAAGAAGAAGATTTTTATTCCGGTCAGTACAAGCTTCGGCCTTGTTACTTATTTCCGGAAATATGTTTGCCTCTGCTTTGCCTATGTTTAATCCTGTAAAAAAGAAAAAAATGTACTTCCATTATTTATTATTCTGGCTAAGAAAGGACCTTTCGGAACAAGAAGTGAAAGAATTTGAAAATTTTTTTGAAGGCCTTAAAAAACTTCCTTATCAAAAAAACCTTCGTTATGGAAAGCCGGCGGCATCAAGCCCTAGAAATGTTTTAGATAATACGTTTACCTACAATGCATGTATGGAGTTTGATAGTCTGGAAGAGCTGGAAGCTTATGGGCAGCTTCCAGAACATCTTGCATTGGTAGAAAAATATAAACCATTCTTTGAGAGAATGTTAGTTCACGATACTGTATATAATTAA
- a CDS encoding response regulator transcription factor has product MRILIIEDNSRVSSLLKRGLESQGYQVYISEDAEDAIALLGKLTFDLAITDIMLPKMNGIDLCKFIKQKYPDLPIIMLTALGTIDEKVEGFDAGADDYMVKPFEIRELFVRIKAILQRSSNKTKETYLTDLEYHDLKINKKINRVFRNGEEIELTPKEFKLLVFLVSNAERILTREEIADNVWGNHFDTGTNYIDVYIAYLRKKIDKNFDTKLIHTKPGVGFIFASQL; this is encoded by the coding sequence ATGAGAATTTTAATAATAGAAGATAATTCACGTGTTTCAAGCCTGTTAAAGAGAGGGTTAGAAAGCCAGGGCTATCAGGTATATATATCTGAAGATGCAGAGGATGCTATTGCGCTACTTGGCAAATTAACTTTTGATCTGGCTATTACAGATATTATGCTTCCTAAAATGAATGGTATCGACTTGTGTAAATTCATTAAACAGAAATATCCTGATTTACCAATTATCATGCTTACAGCATTGGGAACAATTGATGAGAAGGTAGAAGGTTTTGATGCCGGTGCCGATGATTATATGGTAAAACCATTTGAAATAAGAGAGCTTTTTGTCAGAATAAAAGCCATTCTCCAAAGAAGTTCAAACAAAACCAAAGAAACTTACCTTACTGATCTGGAATATCATGATCTTAAGATTAATAAAAAAATTAATCGCGTCTTCAGAAATGGTGAAGAAATAGAACTTACACCAAAAGAATTTAAACTTTTGGTTTTTCTTGTAAGCAATGCAGAAAGAATTCTCACTCGTGAAGAAATTGCGGATAATGTATGGGGGAATCACTTTGATACGGGAACCAATTATATTGATGTTTACATTGCTTATTTACGAAAAAAAATAGATAAGAATTTTGACACTAAACTCATTCACACCAAACCGGGTGTTGGATTTATTTTCGCTTCACAATTATGA
- a CDS encoding HAMP domain-containing sensor histidine kinase — MKIATRTALIYAILTAGILFMFAYVLYIVSEKNREDEFNDRLGYKVIWRSEFIFDARISDEKIRELHQRNQKLLNEADISVYNSKKDMTFTDIPPLKSNEKYLDKIIKSNKNRIFWQQGDRQYIAIKFKSAGEDYYIIGSAVDVTGNAHIAEFKKDIMIIYIISIIVIFIIGFLFSYYTLKPLKDIIIQIRDISEHNLNKRLNVPKAKDEIYELTETFNSTFNRLEKSFNNHKQFVTTISHEFRTPLSTLIAELELAKELNVTLDDYKLSIDNALQDANDASELSSALLDFARASYDVSQISFTNIRLDEILAEAKLALIKKNIHYKIGINYISNDEEESNYDWYGNPYLLQVAFSNLMENACKYSKDKSCRVEIEAYSLSIKIRFVDHGVGIAVQDLTKIFELFYRGSNKNFEKGNGIGLSIVKRIVEIHEGNLYVDSEVSQGSVFTIEFSSKK; from the coding sequence ATGAAAATTGCAACCAGAACAGCATTAATTTACGCCATTCTTACAGCAGGTATTCTCTTTATGTTTGCTTATGTTCTGTATATTGTCTCCGAAAAAAACAGAGAAGATGAATTTAATGATCGTTTGGGATATAAAGTAATATGGCGTTCTGAATTTATTTTTGATGCCCGAATCAGTGATGAAAAGATCCGTGAGCTTCATCAGAGAAATCAGAAACTGTTGAATGAGGCTGATATCAGTGTTTACAACAGCAAAAAAGATATGACATTTACGGATATCCCGCCGTTGAAAAGCAATGAGAAGTATCTTGATAAAATCATTAAATCCAACAAAAACAGAATATTCTGGCAGCAGGGCGACCGCCAGTATATTGCCATTAAATTCAAATCTGCAGGAGAAGATTATTACATCATTGGAAGTGCAGTGGATGTAACAGGGAATGCACATATCGCAGAGTTTAAGAAAGATATTATGATTATTTATATCATCTCTATCATTGTGATATTTATCATCGGATTTCTTTTTTCCTATTATACTTTGAAACCTTTAAAAGATATTATTATTCAAATTCGTGATATCTCAGAACACAATCTCAACAAACGCCTTAATGTCCCGAAGGCCAAAGATGAAATTTATGAGCTTACCGAAACTTTTAACTCTACTTTTAACAGGCTGGAAAAGTCATTTAATAATCATAAACAATTCGTTACAACCATTTCTCATGAATTCCGGACACCTCTTTCCACTCTTATTGCAGAACTTGAACTTGCCAAAGAGCTGAATGTAACATTGGATGATTATAAACTTTCTATTGACAATGCTCTTCAGGATGCTAATGATGCTTCAGAATTATCCTCAGCCCTTTTAGATTTTGCGAGAGCCAGCTATGATGTTTCACAGATCAGCTTTACCAATATTCGTTTAGATGAAATTTTAGCAGAAGCAAAGCTGGCACTCATCAAAAAAAACATCCATTATAAAATCGGTATTAACTATATAAGTAATGATGAAGAGGAAAGCAATTACGATTGGTATGGTAATCCTTATCTATTACAAGTTGCCTTTTCAAATCTTATGGAAAATGCCTGTAAGTATTCCAAAGACAAAAGCTGCCGCGTAGAAATTGAAGCGTACAGCCTATCTATAAAAATCCGTTTTGTAGATCATGGTGTAGGCATTGCAGTGCAAGATCTCACAAAAATATTTGAATTGTTTTACAGGGGTTCCAATAAAAACTTTGAAAAAGGAAATGGAATTGGTTTATCTATAGTAAAAAGAATTGTAGAAATTCATGAAGGAAACCTTTATGTAGATTCGGAGGTTTCTCAGGGGAGTGTATTTACTATAGAATTTTCTTCTAAAAAATAA
- a CDS encoding murein L,D-transpeptidase catalytic domain family protein — MKGFYGVIGLIYMVTTSFYISPRAMVKKENVNITKTERVTDTKSEKSTATAVSSSEALYQSIDFDPEHELNYEVFSKALTGFENLKKAGLLTDESHLLTVCDFSMSSNTKRLWVIDLNDKKVLFNSLVAHGKNTGEEFATNFSNTESSRQSSMGFYITDATYQGDNGYSLRLLGMDKGFNDAAYRRAIVMHGADYVSDAFAAVHKRIGRSWGCPAVPRELSQSMINTIKGRNLLFIYYPDQNYLSSSEWLKA, encoded by the coding sequence ATGAAAGGATTTTATGGCGTAATAGGCCTTATTTACATGGTGACAACCTCATTCTACATTTCTCCAAGAGCGATGGTGAAGAAGGAAAATGTCAACATTACAAAGACTGAAAGAGTAACTGACACGAAATCTGAGAAAAGTACTGCTACAGCGGTATCTTCTTCAGAAGCACTATACCAATCCATTGACTTTGATCCTGAACATGAGTTGAATTATGAAGTGTTTTCTAAAGCACTAACAGGATTTGAAAATCTAAAGAAAGCGGGATTGCTTACTGACGAGTCGCATTTATTAACTGTATGCGATTTTTCTATGTCTTCCAATACCAAAAGACTTTGGGTTATTGATCTTAATGATAAAAAAGTACTGTTCAACTCGTTGGTTGCTCACGGTAAAAATACAGGCGAAGAATTTGCCACGAATTTTTCTAACACGGAAAGTTCGCGACAGAGCAGCATGGGATTTTATATCACAGATGCAACGTATCAGGGAGATAATGGATACTCATTGAGATTATTAGGAATGGATAAAGGATTTAATGATGCGGCATACAGAAGAGCTATCGTAATGCACGGAGCGGACTATGTAAGTGATGCTTTTGCTGCAGTGCATAAAAGAATCGGAAGAAGCTGGGGATGCCCTGCAGTACCTAGAGAACTGTCACAGTCAATGATCAATACGATAAAAGGAAGAAATTTACTGTTCATCTATTATCCCGATCAGAATTACCTTTCCTCTTCGGAATGGTTAAAAGCATAA
- a CDS encoding OsmC family protein translates to MRRNATAVWNGTIKEGKGHITTQSTTLNQTQYSFNSRFEDGVGTNPEELLAAAHAGCFTMKLSAELSQAGYTPEELTTTSVITLDPSIGKITKSELTLTAKVPGISEEEFQKYAKIAEEGCPVSAAFNFEITLNATLA, encoded by the coding sequence ATGAGACGTAATGCAACAGCCGTTTGGAACGGTACCATCAAAGAAGGAAAAGGACATATCACTACACAAAGCACCACTTTAAACCAAACGCAATATTCTTTTAACAGCCGTTTTGAAGATGGTGTGGGAACCAATCCTGAAGAATTGCTGGCCGCAGCCCATGCCGGATGTTTTACGATGAAACTAAGTGCTGAACTTTCCCAGGCAGGGTACACTCCTGAAGAATTAACCACCACTTCAGTCATCACTCTTGATCCAAGCATCGGAAAAATTACAAAATCTGAATTAACCCTTACCGCAAAAGTTCCGGGGATTTCTGAAGAAGAATTTCAAAAATATGCCAAGATCGCAGAAGAAGGCTGCCCTGTAAGTGCTGCATTCAATTTTGAAATTACTTTGAATGCTACTTTAGCTTAA
- the msrB gene encoding peptide-methionine (R)-S-oxide reductase MsrB, translating into MKFLVSAIILIFLQGCMQKQKPIKITSMENTEAKNNPYYSRTDTSKLNISNDEWKRILAPDLYAIAREAATERAFTGKYNDFDELGDYYCAVCGNHLFRSTSKFSSSCGWPSFFEADKEGVYYKRDQTYGMDRVEVLCKRCDSHLGHVFDDGPKPTGLRYCMNSISLEFVGDSQK; encoded by the coding sequence ATGAAATTTTTAGTTTCAGCTATTATATTAATTTTTCTGCAGGGATGTATGCAGAAACAGAAACCAATTAAAATCACTTCTATGGAAAATACAGAAGCAAAAAACAATCCATATTACTCAAGAACGGACACTAGTAAACTGAATATTTCCAATGATGAATGGAAGAGAATTCTTGCACCGGATCTTTACGCAATCGCAAGAGAAGCCGCTACAGAAAGAGCTTTTACAGGAAAATATAATGATTTTGATGAGTTAGGAGATTATTATTGTGCCGTTTGCGGTAATCATTTATTCCGTTCCACTTCAAAATTTTCAAGTAGCTGCGGATGGCCAAGTTTCTTCGAAGCAGATAAAGAAGGTGTATATTACAAAAGAGATCAGACCTATGGAATGGATAGAGTAGAAGTACTTTGCAAGCGGTGTGATTCTCATTTGGGACATGTGTTTGATGATGGTCCGAAGCCAACAGGATTGAGGTACTGCATGAATTCAATCAGCTTGGAGTTTGTTGGAGATTCACAAAAATAA
- the fabF gene encoding beta-ketoacyl-ACP synthase II, translating into MKRVVITGLGAVTPLGNNVEDFWHNSINGASGAGLITHFDSEKFKVHFACEVKGFDPKLHLTHNEIKRSDLFTQYAMYASAEAIQDSGLELENMDPFDSGVIWGTGQGGMWTFEKEVMDFAHGDGTPRFNPFFVPKFIANMASGMISMKYGLQGINYTTVSACATGNTALMDAFNYIRLGKAKVIISGGSEAAITPASIGGFSIMKAMSTRNDDFATASRPYDADRDGFVMGEGAGALVLEEYEHAVARGAKIYAELAGAAMTADAYHMTAPHPEGVGAIKAMQIAVKEAGANMEDIDYINPHATSTPLGDLIELKAINNAFKGSKNLDISATKSMTGHLLGAAGAVEAILSIKAIQNGIIPPTINLHGIDESIPKDINIVFGEAKEKEINFALSNAFGFGGHNATLVFKKFK; encoded by the coding sequence ATGAAAAGAGTTGTCATTACAGGATTGGGCGCAGTGACACCCTTGGGAAATAATGTCGAAGATTTTTGGCACAACAGTATTAACGGAGCCAGTGGAGCGGGGTTAATCACTCATTTCGATTCAGAAAAATTTAAGGTACACTTTGCCTGTGAAGTAAAAGGCTTTGATCCAAAGCTGCACCTTACCCACAACGAAATCAAAAGAAGTGACCTTTTTACGCAATATGCAATGTACGCTTCCGCAGAAGCAATACAGGATTCCGGTTTGGAGCTTGAAAATATGGACCCTTTCGACTCCGGAGTGATCTGGGGAACAGGACAGGGTGGAATGTGGACGTTTGAAAAGGAAGTAATGGATTTTGCACACGGTGATGGTACCCCCCGTTTTAATCCTTTCTTTGTTCCTAAATTTATTGCCAATATGGCTTCAGGAATGATCTCCATGAAATATGGACTTCAGGGAATCAATTATACAACTGTTTCTGCCTGTGCAACAGGAAATACAGCATTGATGGATGCTTTCAACTACATCCGCCTCGGAAAAGCGAAAGTAATCATCAGTGGTGGTTCTGAAGCAGCAATTACTCCGGCTTCAATAGGTGGATTCTCGATTATGAAAGCCATGTCTACAAGAAATGATGATTTTGCAACAGCCAGCCGACCTTACGATGCAGACAGAGATGGTTTCGTAATGGGAGAAGGGGCAGGAGCATTAGTGCTTGAAGAATATGAGCATGCTGTAGCAAGAGGCGCAAAAATCTATGCTGAATTAGCAGGTGCTGCCATGACTGCGGATGCCTATCACATGACGGCACCTCATCCGGAAGGTGTTGGGGCTATTAAAGCCATGCAGATTGCTGTAAAAGAGGCTGGTGCTAATATGGAAGATATAGATTATATTAACCCACATGCTACTTCTACTCCGCTAGGGGACCTGATTGAATTAAAAGCGATTAACAATGCTTTTAAAGGAAGTAAAAATCTTGATATCAGTGCAACAAAATCAATGACCGGGCATTTATTAGGTGCTGCGGGCGCTGTTGAAGCCATTCTCTCCATTAAAGCTATTCAGAATGGTATTATCCCGCCAACCATCAATCTTCACGGTATTGATGAGAGCATTCCAAAGGATATTAATATTGTATTCGGGGAAGCAAAAGAAAAAGAAATCAATTTTGCATTGAGTAATGCTTTTGGTTTTGGAGGACATAATGCCACTTTAGTTTTCAAAAAATTCAAATAG
- a CDS encoding acetyl-CoA C-acetyltransferase codes for METKKVAIVGYNRIPFARMNTAYSEKGNQDLLLAALNGLINRYQLKGKLLGEVAGGAVIKHISESNLIRETVMNTSLNPATPACDLQQACDTGIEAAIYIGNKIALGQIESGIACGVEAMSNIPFESSPRLRKALLKANKEKSAFGKLKQLLTPKLKDWMPIPYKGQEPKTGLVMGEHTEITAKYYKISREDQDELALRSHQNMAKAYDERFFDDMITPAFGLDKDNNLRRDTSLEKLSQLKPAFDKQNGTLTAGNSTPFTDGASAILLASEEWAKTNDLPILAYITFSEIAGIEYVENRQNLLLAPVLAADRMLKKAGMNLEDFDYYEIHEAFAAQVLATLKIWENDELAKKFGLEKALGKVDRNKLNVKGSSLAAAHPFAATGGRIIATLAKLLNEKGSGKGFISICAARGQGVTMILEK; via the coding sequence ATGGAAACAAAAAAAGTGGCTATTGTAGGATACAACAGAATCCCATTTGCCAGAATGAATACCGCCTATTCCGAAAAAGGGAACCAGGATCTTTTACTGGCTGCCCTGAATGGATTGATAAACCGTTATCAGTTAAAAGGTAAATTACTTGGAGAGGTGGCTGGCGGCGCCGTCATTAAGCACATCTCTGAGAGTAACCTGATCAGGGAAACTGTAATGAATACTTCACTCAATCCCGCAACTCCTGCATGTGATCTTCAACAGGCTTGTGATACCGGAATTGAAGCTGCTATTTATATTGGGAATAAAATTGCTCTCGGACAAATAGAAAGTGGTATTGCCTGCGGCGTGGAAGCTATGAGCAACATTCCTTTTGAGTCTTCCCCCAGATTAAGAAAAGCTCTTTTAAAGGCGAATAAAGAGAAATCTGCATTTGGAAAACTCAAACAGCTTCTAACTCCAAAACTGAAAGACTGGATGCCTATTCCTTACAAAGGACAAGAGCCCAAAACAGGTCTTGTAATGGGTGAACATACCGAAATAACGGCAAAATATTATAAAATTTCAAGAGAAGATCAGGATGAACTGGCTTTAAGAAGTCATCAAAATATGGCAAAAGCCTATGATGAAAGATTTTTTGATGATATGATCACTCCAGCCTTTGGTCTTGATAAAGACAATAATTTACGCCGGGATACCAGTCTTGAAAAATTATCTCAATTAAAACCGGCTTTTGATAAACAAAACGGAACTTTAACCGCGGGAAACTCTACTCCTTTTACAGATGGAGCCTCTGCTATTTTATTAGCCAGTGAAGAATGGGCAAAGACTAATGATCTTCCTATTCTTGCTTATATTACATTCTCTGAAATTGCAGGAATAGAATATGTGGAAAACAGACAGAATTTGCTTTTAGCACCTGTATTGGCAGCAGACAGAATGCTAAAAAAAGCAGGAATGAATCTTGAGGACTTCGATTATTATGAAATTCATGAAGCCTTTGCTGCGCAAGTCCTGGCAACCCTTAAAATCTGGGAGAATGATGAGCTGGCTAAAAAGTTCGGATTGGAAAAAGCCCTTGGAAAAGTTGACAGAAATAAATTGAATGTAAAAGGAAGCAGCCTTGCAGCAGCCCATCCTTTTGCAGCTACAGGAGGAAGAATCATAGCCACTTTAGCCAAACTTCTGAATGAAAAAGGCAGCGGAAAAGGATTTATTTCCATTTGTGCAGCCCGTGGACAAGGAGTAACAATGATCTTAGAAAAATAG